A stretch of Meiothermus sp. QL-1 DNA encodes these proteins:
- a CDS encoding deoxyguanosinetriphosphate triphosphohydrolase, whose translation MLFARQDLLAQEDGHLAPYAVRSSQTRGRAYPEPESRYRTPFQKDRDRVNHTTAFRRLQYKTQVFVNFEGDYYRTRLTHTLEVAQVARSIARALGLNPDLTETIALAHDLGHPPFGHAGEAVLNELMREHGGFDHNKQSLRIVTHLEKRYPGFRGLNLCWESREGIIKHETRYTLPEAEGYEPHLRPSLEAQIVNLADEIAYYAHDLDDGLRSGLLRPPQLGEVELLRDLLGELGLRPEGLEELGRRVFIRELLGLLITDTIHATHQILQAHRIESPEAVRHHPGPLAGYSPGLTQQLEHLRAFLYENFYQHPYVVRQVGKSRFVLERLFAAYTQEPRVLPREVQKAAQEEGIHRAACDYIAGMTDRFALDEYARLFEPGFYR comes from the coding sequence ATGCTCTTCGCGCGCCAAGACCTTCTGGCCCAGGAAGACGGCCATCTGGCCCCCTACGCGGTTCGCTCGAGCCAGACCCGGGGGCGGGCCTACCCCGAGCCCGAGTCCCGCTACCGCACCCCCTTCCAGAAGGACCGCGACCGGGTCAACCACACCACCGCCTTCCGCCGGCTGCAGTACAAGACCCAGGTGTTCGTGAACTTCGAGGGCGACTACTACCGTACCCGGCTTACCCATACCCTGGAGGTGGCCCAGGTGGCCCGCTCCATCGCCCGCGCCTTGGGGCTCAACCCCGACCTCACCGAGACCATTGCCCTGGCCCACGACCTGGGCCACCCCCCCTTTGGCCACGCGGGCGAGGCGGTGCTGAACGAGCTGATGCGTGAGCACGGGGGTTTTGACCACAACAAGCAGTCCTTGCGCATCGTGACCCACCTGGAAAAGCGCTACCCCGGCTTCCGCGGACTCAACCTGTGCTGGGAGAGCCGTGAGGGCATCATCAAGCACGAGACCCGCTATACGCTGCCCGAGGCCGAGGGGTACGAGCCCCACCTGCGCCCGAGCCTCGAGGCCCAGATTGTTAACCTGGCCGACGAGATCGCCTACTACGCCCACGACCTGGACGATGGCCTGCGCTCGGGGCTGCTGCGCCCCCCTCAGCTTGGTGAGGTGGAGCTTTTGCGCGATCTTTTGGGCGAGCTGGGCCTGCGGCCCGAGGGGCTGGAGGAGCTGGGCCGGCGGGTCTTCATCCGGGAGCTTTTGGGCCTGCTCATCACCGACACCATCCATGCCACCCACCAAATTCTGCAGGCCCACCGGATCGAAAGCCCGGAGGCCGTCCGCCACCACCCGGGCCCCCTGGCCGGCTACTCCCCCGGCCTCACCCAGCAGCTAGAGCACCTCCGGGCTTTTTTGTACGAGAACTTCTACCAGCACCCCTACGTGGTGCGGCAGGTAGGCAAGTCCCGCTTTGTGTTGGAGCGGCTTTTCGCTGCTTACACCCAGGAGCCCAGGGTTCTCCCACGAGAGGTGCAAAAAGCCGCACAGGAAGAGGGTATCCACCGCGCGGCCTGCGACTACATCGCCGGCATGACCGACCGCTTCGCCCTGGACGAGTATGCCCGCTTGTTCGAACCGGGCTTTTACCGCTGA
- a CDS encoding carbohydrate kinase family protein, which translates to MRFFVVGDVSVDLIYFLERIPETGEEVPAQRALMKPGGAGGTLAAHLASLGNKVYLASRVGNDPFRSVALSQLEKVGVDLKYLQTDPEQTTSSVLILLLPGGERSMVSAGGASRYLDAAEFKSRMLDPIDAVVLSAYAFVGGPQRQYAINVLDAARKRELPIFADLGTGAVRAAGRALLDLLRGVPYLLMNQVELLTLTGASSISEGVQRLKAFDLETVVVKVGALGSIVVTPSRQELIEPYPLEEVVDTTGSGDAFTAAFAHAILQGKDPFTAARLGNLAGSLAATAVGGQGRLVTEEDLMQAQR; encoded by the coding sequence ATGCGCTTTTTCGTTGTAGGGGACGTGTCGGTTGATCTAATTTATTTCCTCGAGCGAATCCCCGAGACCGGCGAAGAGGTGCCTGCCCAGCGGGCCCTAATGAAGCCGGGGGGGGCTGGAGGGACCCTGGCAGCCCATCTGGCCAGCCTGGGCAACAAGGTCTACCTGGCCAGCCGGGTGGGCAACGACCCCTTCCGCAGCGTGGCCCTCTCGCAACTGGAAAAGGTGGGGGTGGACCTCAAATACCTGCAAACGGACCCCGAGCAGACCACCTCCTCGGTGCTGATCCTGCTTTTGCCGGGGGGCGAGCGCTCCATGGTCTCGGCGGGCGGGGCCAGCCGTTACCTGGACGCTGCCGAGTTCAAAAGCCGGATGCTCGACCCCATCGATGCGGTGGTGCTTTCGGCCTACGCCTTTGTGGGCGGCCCCCAGCGGCAGTACGCTATCAACGTCCTGGACGCGGCTCGCAAGCGCGAACTGCCCATCTTCGCCGACTTGGGCACCGGAGCGGTGCGGGCGGCCGGCCGGGCCCTGCTAGACCTGCTGCGGGGCGTGCCCTACCTCCTCATGAACCAGGTGGAGCTCCTCACCCTCACCGGCGCCAGCTCCATTAGCGAGGGGGTACAACGGTTGAAGGCCTTTGACCTCGAGACGGTGGTGGTCAAGGTGGGGGCTTTGGGCTCGATCGTGGTCACCCCCAGCCGCCAGGAACTCATCGAGCCTTACCCGCTGGAGGAGGTGGTGGACACCACCGGCTCGGGCGATGCCTTCACCGCCGCCTTCGCCCACGCCATCCTCCAGGGCAAGGACCCCTTTACCGCGGCGCGGCTTGGCAACCTGGCCGGCTCGCTGGCCGCCACCGCAGTAGGGGGCCAGGGCCGGCTGGTCACCGAAGAAGACCTGATGCAGGCTCAGCGGTAA
- the rsmA gene encoding 16S rRNA (adenine(1518)-N(6)/adenine(1519)-N(6))-dimethyltransferase RsmA produces the protein MNLASAKVVRELLQRYGLWAEKRLGQNFLVEPAYLNRLVAALELRPGETVWEVGPGLGTLTRALVEAGARVVAVEMDRRLAPLHAETLGGLPVEVIWGDALRFDWTEVPPQSLFAANLPYNIATPLITEILRVGRFRQMVVLVQKEVALRMTALPGTPEYGLLSLRVRYHARAERLFDLPPGAFFPPPKVTSSAVCLWPNTKPDCPPLFRLVEAAFAHRRKTLANALKAAGYDPKRVGQALEELGLAAGVRGEALELAHFEALLAKIS, from the coding sequence GTGAACCTGGCCTCGGCCAAGGTGGTGCGCGAACTCCTGCAGCGCTACGGCCTTTGGGCCGAAAAGCGCCTGGGGCAGAACTTTCTGGTCGAGCCTGCCTACTTAAATCGCCTGGTGGCAGCCCTGGAGCTGCGCCCGGGTGAGACCGTCTGGGAGGTGGGCCCCGGCCTCGGCACCCTGACCCGGGCGCTGGTCGAGGCTGGGGCCCGGGTGGTGGCGGTGGAAATGGACCGACGGCTGGCCCCCCTGCACGCCGAGACCCTGGGGGGGCTGCCGGTGGAGGTCATCTGGGGCGACGCCCTGCGCTTTGACTGGACAGAGGTCCCGCCCCAAAGCCTCTTCGCCGCCAACCTGCCCTACAACATCGCCACTCCCTTAATAACTGAAATCCTACGGGTGGGCCGCTTCCGCCAGATGGTGGTGCTGGTGCAAAAGGAGGTGGCCCTGCGCATGACCGCCCTGCCCGGCACCCCCGAGTACGGCCTTCTTTCCCTGCGGGTGCGCTACCATGCCCGGGCTGAGCGGCTCTTCGACCTGCCCCCCGGCGCTTTCTTCCCTCCCCCTAAGGTAACCAGCTCGGCGGTGTGCCTCTGGCCCAACACCAAACCCGACTGCCCCCCTTTGTTCCGCCTGGTGGAGGCGGCTTTTGCCCATAGGCGCAAGACCCTGGCCAATGCCCTGAAGGCCGCGGGCTATGACCCTAAGCGGGTGGGCCAGGCCCTGGAGGAACTGGGCCTGGCGGCCGGGGTGCGGGGTGAGGCCTTAGAGCTGGCCCACTTCGAGGCACTCCTGGCTAAAATCAGCTAG